One genomic region from Bradyrhizobium icense encodes:
- a CDS encoding glycosyltransferase family 4 protein, with protein MPIENNLASDLQLIVPNLHRRYSGVTATNRMVAPKLAQMYRAAWLGPYAPDGIARMGFADLLKLWRHRWPLIWHARRNDEMIVGVLLRALGWPLKLVFTSAAQRHHTWLTRWLIRQMDAVIATSELSASFLKREATVVMHGVDTTRYAPPADRAAAFAEAKLPGRYAIGCFGRVRAQKGTDVFVEAMCRLLPRYPDFTAVIVGAVVPEQQGFADGLKRQIEKAGLQSRIVIMGELEIEEVQRWYQRLTIYAFTSRNEGFGLTLIEAMAAGVTLVAARAGAAQFVIEDGVTGVLTPPGDVDALVGALEPLMRDPAAAVAIGERARARVLEKFSLDAEANAIAAVYRTLG; from the coding sequence GTGCCGATCGAGAACAATTTGGCCAGTGATCTGCAACTGATCGTGCCGAATCTGCACAGGCGCTATTCGGGCGTCACGGCGACCAACCGGATGGTAGCGCCGAAACTCGCGCAGATGTATCGGGCGGCATGGCTCGGACCGTACGCGCCTGACGGCATCGCGCGGATGGGGTTTGCGGATCTTTTGAAATTATGGCGGCACCGCTGGCCGTTGATCTGGCACGCGCGGCGCAATGACGAGATGATTGTCGGCGTCTTGCTGCGGGCGCTGGGCTGGCCGCTGAAGCTGGTCTTCACCTCGGCGGCGCAGCGACATCACACCTGGCTGACGCGCTGGCTGATCCGGCAGATGGATGCCGTGATCGCCACCTCCGAACTGTCGGCCTCGTTTCTCAAGCGCGAGGCAACGGTGGTGATGCACGGCGTCGACACGACGCGCTACGCGCCGCCAGCCGACCGCGCGGCGGCGTTTGCCGAGGCGAAACTGCCGGGACGCTACGCCATCGGCTGCTTCGGGCGGGTGCGCGCGCAAAAGGGCACGGATGTTTTCGTCGAAGCGATGTGCCGGCTGTTGCCGCGCTATCCCGATTTCACCGCCGTCATCGTCGGCGCGGTCGTGCCGGAGCAGCAGGGATTTGCCGACGGCTTGAAACGGCAGATCGAGAAGGCCGGGCTGCAATCGCGCATCGTCATCATGGGCGAGCTCGAAATCGAGGAAGTGCAGCGCTGGTATCAGCGGCTGACGATCTATGCCTTCACCTCGCGTAATGAAGGCTTTGGCCTGACGCTGATCGAGGCGATGGCGGCAGGTGTGACGCTGGTGGCGGCGCGGGCAGGCGCGGCGCAATTCGTGATCGAGGATGGCGTGACCGGCGTGCTGACACCGCCGGGCGACGTTGATGCGCTGGTCGGGGCGCTTGAGCCTTTGATGCGCGATCCGGCGGCGGCTGTCGCGATAGGCGAGCGGGCGCGTGCGCGCGTGCTGGAGAAATTCAGCCTCGACGCCGAGGCGAACGCGATTGCCGCAGTTTACCGTACGCTCGGCTGA
- the rfaD gene encoding ADP-glyceromanno-heptose 6-epimerase, whose translation MLLVTGGAGFIGSNVVAALNDAGRDVVVCDVLGHDGKWRNLAKRRLADFVPPSELMDWLKGRRLEAIIHLGAISETTATDGDLVIETNFRLSMRLLDWCTANATPLIYASSAATYGDGGCGFRDDQSMDALKKLRPMNLYGWSKHLFDMAVAERAARGERLPPQWAGLKFFNVFGPNEYHKGTMMSVLARRFDDIKAGRPVQLFRSRREGIADGDQRRDFIYVDDVVRVTMWLLSTPDVSGIFNVGTGTARSFRDLMLSAYAALGIAPNIQYIDMPEAIRGSYQYFTQSEVDRLLNAGYNGGFTALEDAVETYVKFFLDRPDRFR comes from the coding sequence ATGTTGCTGGTGACCGGGGGCGCCGGTTTTATCGGGTCGAACGTCGTGGCCGCGTTGAATGACGCCGGGCGAGACGTTGTCGTGTGCGACGTGCTCGGGCACGACGGCAAATGGCGCAACCTGGCCAAGCGCCGGCTCGCCGACTTCGTACCGCCTTCGGAACTGATGGACTGGCTGAAGGGCCGCCGGCTGGAGGCCATCATCCATCTCGGCGCCATTTCCGAGACCACTGCGACCGACGGCGACCTGGTGATCGAGACCAATTTCCGGCTGTCGATGCGGCTGCTCGACTGGTGCACGGCCAACGCCACGCCGCTGATCTACGCGTCCTCGGCCGCGACCTATGGCGACGGCGGCTGCGGCTTTCGCGACGACCAGTCGATGGATGCGCTGAAGAAGCTGCGGCCGATGAATCTCTATGGCTGGAGCAAGCATTTGTTCGACATGGCGGTCGCCGAGCGCGCCGCGCGCGGCGAGCGGCTGCCGCCGCAATGGGCGGGATTGAAGTTCTTCAACGTGTTCGGCCCCAACGAATATCACAAGGGCACGATGATGAGCGTGCTGGCGCGGCGCTTCGACGACATCAAGGCCGGCCGGCCGGTGCAATTGTTCAGGTCGCGTCGGGAGGGGATTGCCGACGGCGACCAGCGCCGCGACTTCATCTATGTCGACGACGTCGTACGTGTCACGATGTGGCTGCTCTCGACGCCTGATGTCAGCGGCATCTTCAATGTCGGAACCGGCACGGCGCGCAGCTTTCGCGATCTGATGCTGTCGGCCTATGCCGCGCTCGGCATCGCACCGAACATCCAGTATATCGACATGCCCGAAGCAATCCGCGGCAGCTATCAATACTTCACCCAGAGCGAAGTCGATCGGCTGCTGAACGCCGGGTATAATGGCGGCTTCACCGCGCTGGAAGACGCGGTCGAAACCTACGTGAAGTTTTTTCTCGATCGCCCCGATCGCTTTCGCTGA
- the galE gene encoding UDP-glucose 4-epimerase GalE: MTVLVTGGAGYIGSHTVHALVDAGENVVVIDNLSTGFSSLLPRSVPLFIGDAGDENLVEGVIAQHRVESIIHFAGSVVVPDSMRDPLGYYRNNTMTTRSLLNSAVKGGVSRFIFSSTAAVYGNPDQVPVPEHAPTRPMSPYGSSKLMTEIMLHDTASAHDMKYVVLRYFNVAGADPNGRCGLSTIGATHLLKIAVEAATGQRAKVDVYGTDYPTPDGSCIRDFIHVSDLAEAHRAALSYLRGGGSSITLNCGYGRGYSVLETIEAVRRVSMRNFAVQYAPRRPGDIMTMVADTSRIRSVLDWTPQYDNLETIAGHALTWEKKLFSERGGLPQRAESA, encoded by the coding sequence ATGACCGTGCTCGTCACCGGTGGCGCCGGTTATATCGGAAGTCATACGGTTCATGCGCTGGTGGATGCCGGCGAAAACGTCGTCGTGATCGACAATTTGTCCACCGGATTTTCCTCACTTTTGCCCCGCTCCGTGCCGCTGTTTATCGGCGACGCCGGCGACGAAAACCTCGTCGAGGGCGTGATCGCCCAGCACCGCGTGGAGAGCATCATTCATTTCGCGGGCTCCGTCGTGGTGCCGGATTCGATGCGCGATCCGCTCGGCTATTACCGCAACAACACCATGACGACCCGGAGCCTCTTGAATTCAGCGGTGAAGGGCGGTGTCAGCCGCTTCATCTTTTCGTCGACGGCTGCCGTCTACGGCAATCCGGACCAGGTGCCGGTACCGGAACACGCGCCGACGCGGCCGATGTCGCCTTACGGCTCCTCCAAGCTGATGACCGAAATCATGCTGCATGACACAGCCAGTGCACATGACATGAAGTATGTCGTATTGCGCTACTTCAATGTCGCAGGCGCCGATCCGAACGGCCGCTGCGGCCTCTCGACCATCGGCGCGACGCATCTGCTCAAGATCGCGGTCGAAGCCGCCACCGGCCAGCGCGCCAAGGTCGACGTGTACGGAACCGACTACCCGACGCCGGATGGAAGCTGTATCCGCGACTTCATCCACGTCAGCGATCTCGCAGAAGCTCATCGCGCCGCGCTGTCATACCTGCGAGGCGGCGGAAGCTCGATCACGCTGAACTGCGGCTACGGCCGTGGCTACTCGGTGCTGGAAACCATCGAGGCCGTCCGCCGCGTCTCGATGCGCAATTTCGCGGTTCAGTATGCGCCGCGCCGACCCGGAGACATCATGACCATGGTTGCCGATACCAGCCGCATCCGTTCCGTATTGGATTGGACGCCGCAATACGACAATCTTGAAACCATCGCCGGCCACGCGTTGACCTGGGAAAAGAAGCTGTTCAGCGAGCGCGGCGGCCTTCCGCAGCGTGCGGAATCGGCCTGA
- the waaF gene encoding lipopolysaccharide heptosyltransferase II gives MNLNSPKRVEMEDAADTRPILIVPYMWIGDFVRGHTVVRVLKQRWPNRPVDLLVTSLCAPLVDYMPGVRAGIVWDLPRNRLALAKQRRLASELRARGYGTALVLPRTWKAAIAPTLAGIPERVGFFGEARFGLINRMRWGEKALPRFIDKNAALALPDGAPLPPEWPVPQLVVPSEETARWRRANGLGSRSAVALAPGSVGASKRWTYYPQVARLLIERGLDVWVVGGPGEKGLAQDIVTAGGGKVRDLTGTDLRNGILAMAAAGVAISNDSGLMHIAAAVGTPTMGIFGPTSPYLWAPLNGLAATVVQTKAELACQPCQRTVCTMNDHRCMRDIDAPYVADLAHRLLVTQPSVR, from the coding sequence ATGAATTTAAATTCACCAAAGAGGGTCGAAATGGAGGATGCCGCCGACACCCGGCCCATTCTGATCGTTCCCTATATGTGGATTGGCGATTTCGTCCGCGGCCACACCGTGGTGCGGGTATTGAAGCAGCGCTGGCCGAATCGCCCGGTCGACCTCCTTGTCACCTCCCTCTGCGCGCCACTGGTCGATTACATGCCGGGCGTCCGGGCGGGCATCGTCTGGGACCTTCCCCGCAACCGGCTTGCGCTGGCCAAGCAGCGGAGGCTGGCTTCCGAACTGCGCGCCCGGGGTTATGGAACCGCTCTCGTCCTGCCCCGCACCTGGAAGGCGGCGATTGCGCCGACACTCGCCGGGATCCCGGAGCGCGTCGGCTTTTTCGGCGAGGCTCGGTTCGGGCTGATCAACCGCATGCGCTGGGGCGAAAAGGCGCTGCCCCGCTTCATCGACAAGAATGCCGCGCTGGCGCTGCCTGACGGCGCTCCACTGCCGCCGGAGTGGCCGGTGCCGCAACTCGTCGTTCCGTCGGAGGAAACCGCACGCTGGCGGCGGGCCAACGGGCTGGGATCGAGGTCTGCGGTGGCGCTGGCGCCCGGCTCGGTCGGCGCGTCGAAGCGATGGACCTATTATCCGCAAGTCGCGCGGCTGTTGATCGAGCGCGGGCTCGACGTCTGGGTGGTCGGCGGTCCCGGTGAGAAGGGGCTGGCGCAGGACATCGTCACCGCCGGCGGCGGCAAAGTCCGCGACCTCACCGGTACCGACCTGCGCAACGGCATTCTCGCGATGGCAGCCGCCGGTGTCGCCATATCGAACGATTCCGGCCTGATGCACATTGCGGCGGCAGTCGGCACGCCGACCATGGGCATTTTCGGTCCCACCAGCCCCTATCTCTGGGCGCCGTTGAACGGTCTTGCGGCAACCGTCGTTCAGACCAAGGCCGAGCTCGCCTGCCAGCCGTGCCAGCGCACCGTCTGCACCATGAACGACCATCGGTGCATGCGCGACATCGACGCCCCCTACGTGGCCGACCTCGCCCATCGCCTGCTGGTGACTCAGCCGAGCGTACGGTAA